In one Streptomyces sp. NBC_00597 genomic region, the following are encoded:
- a CDS encoding fumarylacetoacetate hydrolase family protein, with translation MRIARFSIDGNVAFGAVEGNTAPGAEGELVLDIIKGIPFADFELSGTKVPLSKVRLLPPVLPNKVVAIGRNYAEHAAELGNEVPDAPITFFKPSTSVVGPGDPISYPSFSQDLQHEAELAVVIGRMCREVPKERVKDVILGYTCANDVTARDVQQREKQWARAKGFDSSCPLGPWIETDLDPGDLTIQCTVNGEQRQLGRTSEMVRSIEDLIVHITEAMTLLPGDVILTGTPAGVGPLNVGDEVAVTIEGIGTLTNKVIKRG, from the coding sequence GTGCGCATCGCCAGGTTCTCCATCGACGGCAATGTCGCGTTCGGCGCGGTCGAGGGCAACACTGCCCCCGGCGCCGAGGGTGAGCTCGTCCTCGACATCATCAAGGGCATTCCGTTCGCGGACTTCGAGCTGTCCGGCACGAAGGTCCCGCTGAGCAAGGTCCGGCTGCTGCCGCCCGTGCTCCCGAACAAGGTCGTGGCCATCGGCCGCAACTACGCGGAGCACGCGGCAGAGCTCGGCAACGAGGTCCCGGACGCGCCGATCACCTTCTTCAAGCCCTCCACCTCGGTGGTCGGCCCGGGCGACCCGATCTCGTACCCCTCCTTCTCCCAGGACCTGCAACACGAGGCGGAGCTCGCCGTGGTCATCGGCCGCATGTGCCGCGAGGTCCCCAAGGAGCGCGTCAAGGACGTGATCCTCGGCTACACCTGTGCCAACGACGTCACCGCGCGCGACGTCCAGCAGCGCGAGAAGCAGTGGGCCCGGGCCAAGGGCTTCGACAGCTCCTGCCCCCTCGGCCCCTGGATCGAGACCGACCTCGACCCGGGCGACCTGACCATCCAGTGCACCGTCAACGGCGAACAGCGCCAGCTCGGCCGCACCAGCGAGATGGTCCGCTCCATCGAGGACCTGATCGTCCACATCACCGAGGCCATGACGCTGCTCCCCGGCGACGTCATCCTCACGGGGACCCCGGCCGGAGTCGGCCCCCTCAACGTCGGCGACGAGGTCGCCGTCACC